One genomic region from Gossypium hirsutum isolate 1008001.06 chromosome D13, Gossypium_hirsutum_v2.1, whole genome shotgun sequence encodes:
- the LOC107893375 gene encoding sucrose synthase-like (The RefSeq protein has 1 substitution compared to this genomic sequence): MAERALTRVHSLRERLDSTLTAHRNEILALLSRIEGKGKGILLHHQIILEFEAIPEENRKKLADGAFFEILKASQEAIVLPPWVALAVRPRPGVWEYIRVNVHALVVEELTVAEYLRFKEELVDGSSNANFVLELDFEPFNASFPRPTLSKSIGNGVEFLNRHLSAKLFHDKESMHPLLEFLKVHCHKGKNMMLNDRIQNLNSLQHVLRKAEEYLVALPAETSYADFEHKFQEIGLERGWGDTAERVLEMIQLLLDLLEAPDPCTLEKFLGRIPMVFNVVILTPHGYFAQDNVLGYPDTGGQVVYILDQVRALENEMLNRIKQQGLNITPRILIITRLLPDAVGTTCGQRLEKVYGTEYSDILRIPFRTEKGIVRRWISRFEVWPYLETYTEDVAHEISKELQGKPDLIIGNYSDGNIVASLLAHKLGVTQCTIAHALEKTKYPDSDIYWKKLEDKYHFSCQFTADLFAMNHTDFIITSTFQEIAGSKDTVGQYESHTAFTLPGLYRVVHGIDVFDPKFNIVSPGADMSIYYPYTEEKKRLKHFHSEIEQLLYSKVENEEHWCVLNDHNKPILFTMARLDRVKNLSGLVEWYGKNAKLRELVNLVVVGGDRRKESKDLEEKAEMKKMFELIEKYKLNGQFRWISSQMNRVRNGELYRYICDTKGAFVQPALYEALGLTVVEAMTCGLPTFATCNGGPAEIIVHGKSGFNIDPYHGDQAAEILVDFFEKCKTDSSYWTKISEGGLKRIEEKYTWKIYSERLLTLTGVYGFWKHVSNLDRLESRRYLEMFYALKYRKLAESVPLAVEE; the protein is encoded by the exons ATGGCTGAGCGTGCTCTCACTCGCGTCCACAGTCTCCGTGAGCGTTTGGATTCCACACTTACCGCCCACAGGAACGAGATTTTGGCTTTGCTCTCAAG GATTGAAGGTAAAGGAAAAGGAATCCTTCTTCACCATCAAatcattcttgagtttgaagctATCCCTGAAGAGAACCGAAAGAAATTAGCTGATGGTGCATTTTTTGAAATACTGAAAGCCAGTCAG gaAGCCATCGTGTTGCCGCCGTGGGTGGCGCTGGCCGTCCGACCAAGACCTGGTGTTTGGGAGTACATTAGAGTTAATGTTCATGCTCTTGTTGTTGAAGAACTCACTGTTGCTGAGTATCTTCGTTTCAAGGAAGAGCTTGTTGATGGAAg TTCAAATGCAAACTTTGTTTTGGAACTGGATTTTGAGCCCTTCAACGCGTCGTTCCCTCGCCCGACTCTTTCGAAATCGATCGGTAACGGCGTCGAGTTCCTTAATCGCCACCTTTCGGCCAAACTGTTCCATGACAAGGAGAGCATGCACCCTTTGCTTGAATTCCTGAAAGTCCATTGTCATAAGGGCAAG AACATGATGTTGAATGATAGGATTCAAAACTTGAATTCTCTCCAACATGTTTTGAGGAAGGCAGAGGAGTATCTTGTTGCGCTGCCAGCTGAGACTTCTTATGCCGATTTCGAACACAAGTTCCAGGAGATTGGTTTGGAGAGAGGGTGGGGTGATACAGCTGAGCGTGTGCTCGAGATGATCCAACTCCTTTTGGATCTTCTCGAGGCACCCGATCCTTGCACCCTTGAGAAGTTCCTCGGGAGAATTCCCATGGTGTTCAATGTCGTGATTCTTACACCTCACGGTTACTTTGCTCAGGACAATGTTTTGGGGTATCCCGACACCGGTGGCCAG GTTGTTTACATCTTGGATCAAGTCCGTGCCTTGGAGAACGAAATGCTCAACCGTATCAAGCAACAAGGACTCAACATTACCCCTCGTATTCTCATC ATTACTCGACTTCTCCCTGATGCCGTGGGAACAACTTGCGGTCAACGGCTCGAGAAAGTATACGGGACGGAGTACTCGGATATTCTTCGAATACCCTTCAGAACAGAGAAGGGAATCGTACGTAGATGGATCTCGAGATTTGAAGTCTGGCCTTACTTGGAAACTTACACTGAG GATGTTGCTCATGAGATTTCAAAAGAGTTGCAAGGCAAGCCCGATTTAATCATCGGAAACTACAGTGATGGTAATATCGTCGCCTCCTTGCTGGCACATAAGTTGGGAGTTACACAG TGTACGATTGCCCATGCTTTGGAGAAGACAAAGTATCCAGATTCCGACATCTACTGGAAGAAGCTCGAGGATAAATATCATTTCTCCTGCCAATTTACAGCTGATCTTTTCGCTATGAACCATACGGATTTCATCATCACCAGTACCTTCCAAGAAATTGCCGGAAG CAAGGACACTGTTGGTCAATACGAGAGTCACACTGCTTTCACTCTTCCCGGTCTCTACCGTGTTGTTCACGGAATTGATGTGTTTGATCCTAAATTCAACATTGTGTCCCCTGGTGCCGACATGAGCATATACTACCCTTACACCGAGGAGAAGAAGAGGTTGAAGCATTTCCATTCCGAGATCGAACAACTTCTTTACAGCAAAGTTGAAAATGAAGAGCACTGGTGTGTGCTAAACGACCACAACAAGCCAATTCTATTTACAATGGCAAGGCTGGATCGTGTTAAGAATTTAAGTGGACTTGTTGAATGGTACGGGAAGAATGCTAAGTTGCGTGAATTGGTTAACCTTGTAGTTGTCGGTGGAGATCGGAGAAAAGAGTCCAAGGATTTGGAAGAGAAGGCTGAGATGAAGAAGATGTTCGAGCTCATTGAGAAGTACAAGCTGAACGGTCAGTTCAGATGGATATCATCCCAAATGAACAGAGTTAGGAACGGTGAACTTTACCGTTACATTTGTGACACAAAGGGTGCCTTCGTACAACCCGCATTATATGAAGCCTTTGGGTTGACTGTCGTTGAGGCCATGACTTGTGGTTTGCCGACATTCGCAACTTGCAATGGTGGACCTGCCGAGATTATTGTTCACGGTAAATCCGGCTTCAACATTGATCCTTACCACGGCGACCAAGCTGCTGAGATCCTTGTCGACTTCTTCGAGAAATGCAAGACAGACTCATCTTACTGGACCAAAATCTCTGAGGGAGGTTTGAAACGTATCGAAGAGAA GTACACATGGAAAATTTACTCTGAGAGACTATTAACCTTGACCGGTGTCTACGGGTTCTGGAAGCATGTGTCCAACCTCGACCGCCTCGAGAGCCGTCGTTACCTTGAGATGTTTTACGCTCTTAAGTACCGTAAGCTG GCCGAATCGGTACCTTTGGCAGTTGAAGAGTAA
- the LOC121225186 gene encoding auxin-responsive protein SAUR76, producing the protein MAKGSNKLTKLLSVLKKLNSFNSKQSRTPTSTAAVAASDIIYNEESSADLHPVYVGKSRRRYLISSDIIDNPLFRELAERSGEDDDAVINVSCEVVLFEHLLWMLENADPQPESLEELVEFYAC; encoded by the coding sequence ATGGCCAAAGGCAGCAACAAGCTAACCAAGCTCTTATCGGTTctaaagaagcttaattcattcaACAGCAAGCAAAGCCGCACCCCCACGTCAACCGCCGCGGTGGCGGCTTCCGATATCATCTACAACGAAGAAAGCTCTGCCGATCTCCACCCTGTCTACGTTGGGAAATCCCGTAGGCGGTACCTTATTAGCTCCGACATTATCGACAACCCTTTGTTCCGGGAGCTCGCCGAACGGTCCGGTGAAGACGATGACGCCGTCATCAACGTGTCGTGCGAGGTGGTTTTGTTCGAACACTTGCTTTGGATGCTCGAAAATGCTGATCCTCAACCCGAGTCTTTGGAAGAGCTGGTTGAGTTTTACGCTTGTTGA